Proteins from a single region of Carassius gibelio isolate Cgi1373 ecotype wild population from Czech Republic chromosome A5, carGib1.2-hapl.c, whole genome shotgun sequence:
- the rusc2 gene encoding AP-4 complex accessory subunit RUSC2 isoform X2: MDSPPKIAGETLIVHHIPLVHCQVSSSRQCCGSPLKRNSNPFSCPENLGLSRTTSLPERDILQREALVYSSLIQTSSSSLSSSDTFGDGGIRGGQKHGRSGREGSMASDTSSFTSSNSEDQAQGLQLKTHERLNSRRNPFLLNTEDEDDEDEDNLNGYLEDSSFHLHGNSHEISNAALANEDLPPFHLHDLEFTVEPFLLHGSTEKQWSSTHGPSGEAEQRDHTIGGTFDLSTHMEGLNLLRLDSQRRFGSSGSTLSMDCGEQEWGEDDDYEDQSMQGGRGSSECSSLAAPHCSCCGLSQPYPEPFHESFSECHQGYGSDSSCNSSDGVLVNFSTIYNKMNNVVPAKQSLNINSSAEQSFASSVSELVGMCGTECSSGHGAFYLDLHTSPSETPQHPLATQEHANSSSVSQPQGATLELDANCNSYHNLLGSETLASTETSASELTSCLQSQARLVVATQNYYKLVTCDLSSQSSPSPVGSSVTSCSDEHSKGSPTQPTEYYLFQQMKEDEEENEEKDSCGIESTRDNVIEGQVYINISPPTAACSSVGASGSSRPRSRSYDRNLDKSPSPRLGSLERMLSCPVGLSESAAPSPPPPPRVTSFAEIARNKRRTGGSPSQRGGMEATSMNSHSSGEFLPILEDLPQGQSHSLPPLTRCHSQGSCDLSSPHRSRSTPLRESPGGAGKQTRTKAEGGLSSSTDSSPVVIRYSKDQRPTSLPIQPFTFQHQFGKPQAKPLLPLLDGYISQMQARGATAPEGGEDDSEEDCRPPHGTSNAPTTVRPSPLGSYSPVRLLGAPTSSGTCSTCTPTPGGPRPPRSLSCPISAGLLPQHTPTGMAIRTETPKLAPLPPTPPPPPLMKQSLLMPALPTRNHCFHRGNLPTLPSSGLSPLGQLEPAPQEEPVKVLPTCVTQQQPNVHHLSPQALKWREYRLKNPLGVERGKNGPHSISCALETKRPGSRVMRRNVFDFPPTKQPLSFGRLNGQSWRQLPQCYSEFLPDYFSQTERPPEEFCLSPDANTEESISIDLLQKKGLVKAINTAVDLIVAHFGTSRDAGVKAKLGNSSVSPNVGHLILKYLCPAIREILRDGLKAYVLDLIIGQCKNQPWSVVEASTQLGPSTRVLHSLFSKVSQYSELTNHSMRLNAFIFGLLNLRSLEFWFNHIYTHEDIVAAHYHPWGFLPLSQGACQPLFEELLLLLQPLSLLPFDLDLLFEPHQLQKGEEHLRRKEQLCSARQGLDQSDCSTFQLMRGCGTLESGAQEVGMLPQRERFLLRDEESRLRRLKMKCDGRRSAGAESRDKEAGVGKECLRKSDPGHINGGGWCAGRMKGVGEDCEKEKRRERDGDGAKQRNRQAGWWYQLMQSSQVYIDNSTEGSKFVKLEKRRKGGVESNRKSHPPPREGVVEGAEAIQQMDEQVEHCRTSSSNINSIGTGVLHQSALSEPTKVTKGKTSWMGSPPESVLTELKKSKEKHPDCLDAFERVQAQPGSGEDGSAQVLRWGRLFGAGNASKVEKSEQKLVRKQRLPSGWLSLDRSMLDLMAQSVGVGKRAEQQSLTSQSQESPLGPTEQAQTQNAPTQRQVPCEVKALCHHVATEPGQLSFQKGDVLQVLSRADSDWLLCALGDIQGLVPIIYVTLTEDSQER; this comes from the exons ATGGACAGTCCACCTAAGATAGCCGGGGAAACTCTTATTGTCCACCACATTCCACTAGTTCACTGCCAGGTTTCAAGCTCACGACAGTGCTGTGGTAGTCCATTGAAAAGGAACAGTAATCCTTTCAGCTGCCCGGAGAATCTGGGACTGAGCCGGACTACCTCCCTACCTGAGAGAGATATTCTTCAGCGGGAGGCATTGGTGTACAGCAGCCTCATACAGACATCGAGCAGCAGCCTTAGCTCTAGTGATACTTTTGGGGATGGAGGAATTAGAGGAGGGCAGAAACATGGAAGAAGTGGGAGAGAAGGGAGTATGGCAAGTGACACTTCCTCTTTCACCTCAAGCAATTCTGAAGATCAAGCTCAAGGCCTGCAGCTGAAGACACATGAACGGCTGAACTCAAGACGTAACCCCTTTCTGCTCAAcactgaagatgaagatgatgaagatgaagacaaTCTGAACGGATATTTGGAAGACTCCTCTTTTCACCTGCATGGAAATTCGCATGAAATCTCAAATGCAGCACTTGCAAATGAAGACTTGCCTCCTTTCCACCTGCATGACCTTGAGTTCACTGTTGAACCTTTTCTCTTGCATGGCTCTACAGAAAAACAGTGGAGTTCCACACATGGGCCTAGTGGGGAAGCAGAGCAGAGAGACCACACAATAGGTGGGACTTTCGATTTGTCTACTCACATGGAGGGACTGAACTTGCTGAGATTAGATAGCCAGCGGCGCTTCGGAAGCAGTGGTTCCACCCTTTCAATGGACTGTGGTGAGCAAGAATGGGGTGAGGATGATGATTATGAAGACCAGTCCATGCAAGGTGGCAGAGGAAGCTCGGAGTGTTCCAGTCTTGCAGCACCACATTGCTCCTGTTGTGGCCTTTCTCAGCCATACCCTGAACCTTTTCATGAATCATTTTCTGAGTGTCACCAGGGCTACGGCAGTGATTCCTCCTGCAATAGCTCAGATGGAGTGCTGGTTAACTTCAGCACGATTTACAACAAGATGAACAATGTTGTCCCAGCCAAACAGTCACTCAATATCAACAGTTCTGCTGAGCAATCCTTTGCCTCGTCTGTCTCTGAGCTCGTTGGGATGTGCGGAACAGAATGTAGCAGTGGACATGGAGCTTTCTACCTGGACTTACACACCTCCCCAAGTGAAACACCTCAGCATCCTTTAGCCACTCAAGAACATGCAAACTCTTCTTCTGTATCTCAGCCACAAGGCGCCACTCTGGAACTAGATGCCAACTGTAATTCCTACCACAACCTTCTTGGAAGCGAGACACTGGCCTCTACTGAAACCTCTGCCAGTGAACTCACCTCATGTCTTCAAAGCCAAGCTCGCTTGGTTGTAGCAACGCAGAATTACTACAAGCTGGTGACATGTGACCTTTCTTCCCAGTCCTCTCCCAGTCCAGTGGGATCATCGGTCACAAGCTGCTCAGATGAACACAGCAAAGGAAGTCCCACTCAGCCAACAGAATACTACCTATTCCAACAAATGaaagaggatgaagaagag AATGAAGAAAAGGATTCATGTGGGATTGAATCTACCCGTGACAATGTAATTGAGGGGCAGGTGTATATCAACATCTCCCCACCTACAGCAGCCTGCAGTTCAGTTGGCGCTTCGGGGAGCAGTCGACCTCGTTCTCGCAGCTACGATCGGAATCTAGACAAGTCACCATCTCCTCGCCTTGGGTCCTTGGAGCGCATGCTCAGCTGCCCTGTTGGGCTTAGTGAGAGTGCAGCCCCTAGCCCGCCACCTCCACCACGTGTCACTTCATTTGCTGAAATAGCGAGGAATAAGAGAAGAACCGGAGGATCACCATCACAGAGGGGTGGAATGGAGGCCACATCCATGAACTCTCACTCATCTGGAGAGTTCTTGCCCATCCTGGAAGACCTTCCACAGGGTCAGAGCCACAGTTTGCCACCACTCACTCGATGCCATAGTCAAGGGAGCTGTGATTTGTCCTCTCCGCATAGATCTCGGAGTACACCGCTGCGAGAATCTCCAGGGGGAGCAGGAAAACAGACTCGAACCAAAGCAGAAG GTGGCCTGTCTAGTTCCACAGACTCCTCTCCAGTTGTGATTCGCTATAGCAAAGATCAACGTCCGACTTCGTTACCCATTCAGCCTTTCACTTTCCAGCACCAGTTTGGGAAACCTCAGGCGAAGCCTCTCCTTCCTCTTCTGGACGGATACATCAGCCAAATGCAGGCTCGAGGGGCTACAGCGCCTGAGGGAGGTGAAGATGACTCAGAAGAAGATTGTAGGCCACCTCACGGCACCTCTAACGCACCTACAACAGTGCGGCCATCCCCACTGGGCAGCTATTCCCCAGTTCGCCTCCTAGGTGCACCCACCTCTTCTGGAACCTGCTCGACATGCACTCCGACCCCTGGTGGTCCGAGACCACCACGTTCCCTCTCTTGTCCCATTTCTGCAGGTCTTCTGCCACAGCATACTCCAACTGGAATGGCCATCCGTACCGAGACTCCTAAACTTGCTCCCTTACCTCCTACACCGCCTCCACCTCCGCTGATGAAGCAGAGTCTGCTTATGCCTGCGTTACCCACTAGAAATCACTGTTTCCACCGTGGCAATTTGCCAACGCTTCCCAGCTCAGGTCTCAGTCCTCTCGGACAGTTGGAACCAGCGCCACAGGAAGAGCCAGTGAAGGTTTTACCCACGTGTGTGACACAGCAACAGCCTAATG TGCACCACCTTTCCCCGCAGGCACTCAAATGGAGAGAATACCGGCTCAAGAACCCTCTGGGTGTGGAGCGTGGTAAAAACGGCCCTCATTCTATCTCTTGTGCTTTGGAAACCAAGAGACCTGGATCTCGAGTCATGCGACGCAATGTGTTTGATTTCCCTCCCACCAAACAACCACTCAGCTTCGGCAGACTTAATG gTCAGTCATGGAGGCAACTGCCGCAGTGTTACAGTGAATTCCTGCCTGATTATTTCTCTCAGACAGAGCGCCCCCCAGAGGAATTCTGCTTGTCTCCTGATGCTAATACTGAAGAATCCATCTCTATAGACTTGTTGCAGAAGAAAg GTTTGGTGAAGGCCATAAACACAGCAGTTGATCTGATAGTGGCTCATTTTGGCACCAGTCGGGATGCAGGAGTAAAG GCCAAATTAGGAAATAGCTCTGTAAGTCCAAATGTGGGTCACCTTATTCTAAAGTACCTCTGTCCTGCCATTCGTGAGATACTGCGTGATGGACTGAAAGCTTATGTACTAGACCTGATCATCGGACAATGCAAAAACCAGCCCTGGAGTGTGGTGGAGGCCTCCACACAACTCG GTCCCTCTACACGGGTTTTACACAGTCTGTTTTCTAAAGTCAGTCAGTATTCTGAGCTGACCAATCACAGTATGAGACTCAATGCCTTCATTTTCGGCCTGTTAAA CTTGCGATCTCTGGAATTCTGGTTCAATCACATTTATACACATGAAG ACATCGTAGCAGCCCACTACCACCCATGGGGTTTCCTACCCCTGTCTCAAGGGGCCTGCCAGCCACTGTTTGAAGAGTTGTTGCTCCTTCTTCAACCGCTCTCACTGTTGCCCTTTGACCTTGACTTGCTATTTGAGCCACACCAGCTACAGAAAGGGGAAGAACACCTGAGACGCAAGGAACAGCTGTGCTCTGCTCGCCAAGGCCTCGACCAATCAGATTGTTCCACCTTTCAGCTCATGCGAGGCTGTGGAACGCTGGAGTCTGGAGCACAGGAAGTGGGAATGCTGCCTCAGAGAGAAAGGTTCTTGTTGAGAGATGAAGAGAGCCGGCTTAGGagattaaaaatgaaatgtgacGGGCGGAGGAGTGCAGGAGCAGAATCACGGGATAAGGAGGCTGGAGTTGGCAAAGAGTGCTTGAGGAAGAGTGACCCAGGACATATAAATGGTGGCGGGTGGTGTGCTGGCCGGATGAAGGGAGTTGGAGAAGACTGTGAGaaggagaaaaggagagaaagagatggagaTGGAGCCAAACAGAGAAACCGACAAGCTGGCTGGTGGTACCAGCTGATGCAAAGTTCACAGGTTTACATCGACAACTCCACCGAGGGCTCAAAATTTGTGAAGCTGGAGAAGAGGAGGAAAGGTGGTGTTGAGAGCAACCGGAAAAGCCATCCACCTCCTAGAGAAGGTGTGGTTGAGGGGGCTGAGGCCATTCAGCAGATGGATGAACAGGTGGAACATTGTCGAACCAGCAGTAGTAATATTAATAGCATTGGCACTGGTGTCCTCCACCAATCAGCATTGTCAGAACCCACCAAAGTCACAAAGGGGAAGACATCATGGATGGGAAGTCCACCGGAATCAGTCCTCACTGAGCTGAAGAAGAGTAAGGAAAAGCACCCAGACTGCCTGGATGCCTTTGAAAGGGTTCAGGCCCAGCCAGGATCAGGGGAGGATGGGTCGGCACAGGTGCTCCGCTGGGGTCGGCTGTTTGGAGCTGGAAACGCAAGCAAGGTGGAGAAGAGTGAGCAGAAACTAGTCCGAAAACAAAG ATTGCCGTCTGGTTGGTTGAGTCTCGACCGTTCCATGTTAGATCTGATGGCTCAGTCTGTTGGAGTGGGAAAAAGAGCAGAGCAACAATCTCTCACATCTCAAAGCCAAGAATCCCCCCTTGGCCCTACTGAACAAGCACAAACACAGAATGCCCCAACACAGAGACAAGTCCCATG TGAAGTGAAGGCGCTCTGCCATCATGTAGCCACAGAGCCAGGGCAGCTCAGTTTCCAGAAAGGTGACGTACTGCAGGTGCTCAGCAGGGcagactctgattggctgctgtgtGCTCTGGGCGACATCCAGGGCCTTGTTCCCATCATATACGTCACCCTGACTGAGGACAGTCAAGAGCGCTGA
- the rusc2 gene encoding AP-4 complex accessory subunit RUSC2 isoform X1: MDSPPKIAGETLIVHHIPLVHCQVSSSRQCCGSPLKRNSNPFSCPENLGLSRTTSLPERDILQREALVYSSLIQTSSSSLSSSDTFGDGGIRGGQKHGRSGREGSMASDTSSFTSSNSEDQAQGLQLKTHERLNSRRNPFLLNTEDEDDEDEDNLNGYLEDSSFHLHGNSHEISNAALANEDLPPFHLHDLEFTVEPFLLHGSTEKQWSSTHGPSGEAEQRDHTIGGTFDLSTHMEGLNLLRLDSQRRFGSSGSTLSMDCGEQEWGEDDDYEDQSMQGGRGSSECSSLAAPHCSCCGLSQPYPEPFHESFSECHQGYGSDSSCNSSDGVLVNFSTIYNKMNNVVPAKQSLNINSSAEQSFASSVSELVGMCGTECSSGHGAFYLDLHTSPSETPQHPLATQEHANSSSVSQPQGATLELDANCNSYHNLLGSETLASTETSASELTSCLQSQARLVVATQNYYKLVTCDLSSQSSPSPVGSSVTSCSDEHSKGSPTQPTEYYLFQQMKEDEEENEEKDSCGIESTRDNVIEGQVYINISPPTAACSSVGASGSSRPRSRSYDRNLDKSPSPRLGSLERMLSCPVGLSESAAPSPPPPPRVTSFAEIARNKRRTGGSPSQRGGMEATSMNSHSSGEFLPILEDLPQGQSHSLPPLTRCHSQGSCDLSSPHRSRSTPLRESPGGAGKQTRTKAEGGLSSSTDSSPVVIRYSKDQRPTSLPIQPFTFQHQFGKPQAKPLLPLLDGYISQMQARGATAPEGGEDDSEEDCRPPHGTSNAPTTVRPSPLGSYSPVRLLGAPTSSGTCSTCTPTPGGPRPPRSLSCPISAGLLPQHTPTGMAIRTETPKLAPLPPTPPPPPLMKQSLLMPALPTRNHCFHRGNLPTLPSSGLSPLGQLEPAPQEEPVKVLPTCVTQQQPNVHHLSPQALKWREYRLKNPLGVERGKNGPHSISCALETKRPGSRVMRRNVFDFPPTKQPLSFGRLNGQSWRQLPQCYSEFLPDYFSQTERPPEEFCLSPDANTEESISIDLLQKKGLVKAINTAVDLIVAHFGTSRDAGVKAKLGNSSVSPNVGHLILKYLCPAIREILRDGLKAYVLDLIIGQCKNQPWSVVEASTQLGMRGGPSTRVLHSLFSKVSQYSELTNHSMRLNAFIFGLLNLRSLEFWFNHIYTHEDIVAAHYHPWGFLPLSQGACQPLFEELLLLLQPLSLLPFDLDLLFEPHQLQKGEEHLRRKEQLCSARQGLDQSDCSTFQLMRGCGTLESGAQEVGMLPQRERFLLRDEESRLRRLKMKCDGRRSAGAESRDKEAGVGKECLRKSDPGHINGGGWCAGRMKGVGEDCEKEKRRERDGDGAKQRNRQAGWWYQLMQSSQVYIDNSTEGSKFVKLEKRRKGGVESNRKSHPPPREGVVEGAEAIQQMDEQVEHCRTSSSNINSIGTGVLHQSALSEPTKVTKGKTSWMGSPPESVLTELKKSKEKHPDCLDAFERVQAQPGSGEDGSAQVLRWGRLFGAGNASKVEKSEQKLVRKQRLPSGWLSLDRSMLDLMAQSVGVGKRAEQQSLTSQSQESPLGPTEQAQTQNAPTQRQVPCEVKALCHHVATEPGQLSFQKGDVLQVLSRADSDWLLCALGDIQGLVPIIYVTLTEDSQER; encoded by the exons ATGGACAGTCCACCTAAGATAGCCGGGGAAACTCTTATTGTCCACCACATTCCACTAGTTCACTGCCAGGTTTCAAGCTCACGACAGTGCTGTGGTAGTCCATTGAAAAGGAACAGTAATCCTTTCAGCTGCCCGGAGAATCTGGGACTGAGCCGGACTACCTCCCTACCTGAGAGAGATATTCTTCAGCGGGAGGCATTGGTGTACAGCAGCCTCATACAGACATCGAGCAGCAGCCTTAGCTCTAGTGATACTTTTGGGGATGGAGGAATTAGAGGAGGGCAGAAACATGGAAGAAGTGGGAGAGAAGGGAGTATGGCAAGTGACACTTCCTCTTTCACCTCAAGCAATTCTGAAGATCAAGCTCAAGGCCTGCAGCTGAAGACACATGAACGGCTGAACTCAAGACGTAACCCCTTTCTGCTCAAcactgaagatgaagatgatgaagatgaagacaaTCTGAACGGATATTTGGAAGACTCCTCTTTTCACCTGCATGGAAATTCGCATGAAATCTCAAATGCAGCACTTGCAAATGAAGACTTGCCTCCTTTCCACCTGCATGACCTTGAGTTCACTGTTGAACCTTTTCTCTTGCATGGCTCTACAGAAAAACAGTGGAGTTCCACACATGGGCCTAGTGGGGAAGCAGAGCAGAGAGACCACACAATAGGTGGGACTTTCGATTTGTCTACTCACATGGAGGGACTGAACTTGCTGAGATTAGATAGCCAGCGGCGCTTCGGAAGCAGTGGTTCCACCCTTTCAATGGACTGTGGTGAGCAAGAATGGGGTGAGGATGATGATTATGAAGACCAGTCCATGCAAGGTGGCAGAGGAAGCTCGGAGTGTTCCAGTCTTGCAGCACCACATTGCTCCTGTTGTGGCCTTTCTCAGCCATACCCTGAACCTTTTCATGAATCATTTTCTGAGTGTCACCAGGGCTACGGCAGTGATTCCTCCTGCAATAGCTCAGATGGAGTGCTGGTTAACTTCAGCACGATTTACAACAAGATGAACAATGTTGTCCCAGCCAAACAGTCACTCAATATCAACAGTTCTGCTGAGCAATCCTTTGCCTCGTCTGTCTCTGAGCTCGTTGGGATGTGCGGAACAGAATGTAGCAGTGGACATGGAGCTTTCTACCTGGACTTACACACCTCCCCAAGTGAAACACCTCAGCATCCTTTAGCCACTCAAGAACATGCAAACTCTTCTTCTGTATCTCAGCCACAAGGCGCCACTCTGGAACTAGATGCCAACTGTAATTCCTACCACAACCTTCTTGGAAGCGAGACACTGGCCTCTACTGAAACCTCTGCCAGTGAACTCACCTCATGTCTTCAAAGCCAAGCTCGCTTGGTTGTAGCAACGCAGAATTACTACAAGCTGGTGACATGTGACCTTTCTTCCCAGTCCTCTCCCAGTCCAGTGGGATCATCGGTCACAAGCTGCTCAGATGAACACAGCAAAGGAAGTCCCACTCAGCCAACAGAATACTACCTATTCCAACAAATGaaagaggatgaagaagag AATGAAGAAAAGGATTCATGTGGGATTGAATCTACCCGTGACAATGTAATTGAGGGGCAGGTGTATATCAACATCTCCCCACCTACAGCAGCCTGCAGTTCAGTTGGCGCTTCGGGGAGCAGTCGACCTCGTTCTCGCAGCTACGATCGGAATCTAGACAAGTCACCATCTCCTCGCCTTGGGTCCTTGGAGCGCATGCTCAGCTGCCCTGTTGGGCTTAGTGAGAGTGCAGCCCCTAGCCCGCCACCTCCACCACGTGTCACTTCATTTGCTGAAATAGCGAGGAATAAGAGAAGAACCGGAGGATCACCATCACAGAGGGGTGGAATGGAGGCCACATCCATGAACTCTCACTCATCTGGAGAGTTCTTGCCCATCCTGGAAGACCTTCCACAGGGTCAGAGCCACAGTTTGCCACCACTCACTCGATGCCATAGTCAAGGGAGCTGTGATTTGTCCTCTCCGCATAGATCTCGGAGTACACCGCTGCGAGAATCTCCAGGGGGAGCAGGAAAACAGACTCGAACCAAAGCAGAAG GTGGCCTGTCTAGTTCCACAGACTCCTCTCCAGTTGTGATTCGCTATAGCAAAGATCAACGTCCGACTTCGTTACCCATTCAGCCTTTCACTTTCCAGCACCAGTTTGGGAAACCTCAGGCGAAGCCTCTCCTTCCTCTTCTGGACGGATACATCAGCCAAATGCAGGCTCGAGGGGCTACAGCGCCTGAGGGAGGTGAAGATGACTCAGAAGAAGATTGTAGGCCACCTCACGGCACCTCTAACGCACCTACAACAGTGCGGCCATCCCCACTGGGCAGCTATTCCCCAGTTCGCCTCCTAGGTGCACCCACCTCTTCTGGAACCTGCTCGACATGCACTCCGACCCCTGGTGGTCCGAGACCACCACGTTCCCTCTCTTGTCCCATTTCTGCAGGTCTTCTGCCACAGCATACTCCAACTGGAATGGCCATCCGTACCGAGACTCCTAAACTTGCTCCCTTACCTCCTACACCGCCTCCACCTCCGCTGATGAAGCAGAGTCTGCTTATGCCTGCGTTACCCACTAGAAATCACTGTTTCCACCGTGGCAATTTGCCAACGCTTCCCAGCTCAGGTCTCAGTCCTCTCGGACAGTTGGAACCAGCGCCACAGGAAGAGCCAGTGAAGGTTTTACCCACGTGTGTGACACAGCAACAGCCTAATG TGCACCACCTTTCCCCGCAGGCACTCAAATGGAGAGAATACCGGCTCAAGAACCCTCTGGGTGTGGAGCGTGGTAAAAACGGCCCTCATTCTATCTCTTGTGCTTTGGAAACCAAGAGACCTGGATCTCGAGTCATGCGACGCAATGTGTTTGATTTCCCTCCCACCAAACAACCACTCAGCTTCGGCAGACTTAATG gTCAGTCATGGAGGCAACTGCCGCAGTGTTACAGTGAATTCCTGCCTGATTATTTCTCTCAGACAGAGCGCCCCCCAGAGGAATTCTGCTTGTCTCCTGATGCTAATACTGAAGAATCCATCTCTATAGACTTGTTGCAGAAGAAAg GTTTGGTGAAGGCCATAAACACAGCAGTTGATCTGATAGTGGCTCATTTTGGCACCAGTCGGGATGCAGGAGTAAAG GCCAAATTAGGAAATAGCTCTGTAAGTCCAAATGTGGGTCACCTTATTCTAAAGTACCTCTGTCCTGCCATTCGTGAGATACTGCGTGATGGACTGAAAGCTTATGTACTAGACCTGATCATCGGACAATGCAAAAACCAGCCCTGGAGTGTGGTGGAGGCCTCCACACAACTCGGTATGAGAGGAG GTCCCTCTACACGGGTTTTACACAGTCTGTTTTCTAAAGTCAGTCAGTATTCTGAGCTGACCAATCACAGTATGAGACTCAATGCCTTCATTTTCGGCCTGTTAAA CTTGCGATCTCTGGAATTCTGGTTCAATCACATTTATACACATGAAG ACATCGTAGCAGCCCACTACCACCCATGGGGTTTCCTACCCCTGTCTCAAGGGGCCTGCCAGCCACTGTTTGAAGAGTTGTTGCTCCTTCTTCAACCGCTCTCACTGTTGCCCTTTGACCTTGACTTGCTATTTGAGCCACACCAGCTACAGAAAGGGGAAGAACACCTGAGACGCAAGGAACAGCTGTGCTCTGCTCGCCAAGGCCTCGACCAATCAGATTGTTCCACCTTTCAGCTCATGCGAGGCTGTGGAACGCTGGAGTCTGGAGCACAGGAAGTGGGAATGCTGCCTCAGAGAGAAAGGTTCTTGTTGAGAGATGAAGAGAGCCGGCTTAGGagattaaaaatgaaatgtgacGGGCGGAGGAGTGCAGGAGCAGAATCACGGGATAAGGAGGCTGGAGTTGGCAAAGAGTGCTTGAGGAAGAGTGACCCAGGACATATAAATGGTGGCGGGTGGTGTGCTGGCCGGATGAAGGGAGTTGGAGAAGACTGTGAGaaggagaaaaggagagaaagagatggagaTGGAGCCAAACAGAGAAACCGACAAGCTGGCTGGTGGTACCAGCTGATGCAAAGTTCACAGGTTTACATCGACAACTCCACCGAGGGCTCAAAATTTGTGAAGCTGGAGAAGAGGAGGAAAGGTGGTGTTGAGAGCAACCGGAAAAGCCATCCACCTCCTAGAGAAGGTGTGGTTGAGGGGGCTGAGGCCATTCAGCAGATGGATGAACAGGTGGAACATTGTCGAACCAGCAGTAGTAATATTAATAGCATTGGCACTGGTGTCCTCCACCAATCAGCATTGTCAGAACCCACCAAAGTCACAAAGGGGAAGACATCATGGATGGGAAGTCCACCGGAATCAGTCCTCACTGAGCTGAAGAAGAGTAAGGAAAAGCACCCAGACTGCCTGGATGCCTTTGAAAGGGTTCAGGCCCAGCCAGGATCAGGGGAGGATGGGTCGGCACAGGTGCTCCGCTGGGGTCGGCTGTTTGGAGCTGGAAACGCAAGCAAGGTGGAGAAGAGTGAGCAGAAACTAGTCCGAAAACAAAG ATTGCCGTCTGGTTGGTTGAGTCTCGACCGTTCCATGTTAGATCTGATGGCTCAGTCTGTTGGAGTGGGAAAAAGAGCAGAGCAACAATCTCTCACATCTCAAAGCCAAGAATCCCCCCTTGGCCCTACTGAACAAGCACAAACACAGAATGCCCCAACACAGAGACAAGTCCCATG TGAAGTGAAGGCGCTCTGCCATCATGTAGCCACAGAGCCAGGGCAGCTCAGTTTCCAGAAAGGTGACGTACTGCAGGTGCTCAGCAGGGcagactctgattggctgctgtgtGCTCTGGGCGACATCCAGGGCCTTGTTCCCATCATATACGTCACCCTGACTGAGGACAGTCAAGAGCGCTGA